The genomic window ACCCCCCTGTGTCAGGGAAGTTGTCGCCTCGGCTGAATGGCCGGGATGACCACGCCTTGGGGGCGAGAGCAGGCAGGACGCCGTGCCGTACACGGATGGATTCAAGCTACAGATGGTGAAGCGGATGGTAGGCCCGGGGGCGGTGAGTGCCGCGGCGCTGGCCCGCCAGGTGGGCGTATCGCAGCCGACGCTGTCGCAGTGGTTGCGGGAGGCGCATAAGTTGGCGGCGATGACGCACCCGCCCGAGGAGAAGAAGCCCGCCGTGCCCGCTGCGCCGAAGAAGTGGACGCCCGAGGAGAAGCTGCGCGTGCTGGTGGCGGCGCAGGGGCTGACGGGCGAAGCGTTGGGGGCGCTGCTGCGAGGAGAGGGGCTGCACGAGGAGAAGCTGAAGGAGTGGCAGCAGGCCCTCGGAGGAGCGGCCACGGAAGCCCTGCCGGCCAAGGAGCGCAGGCGGCTGGCGGCGGCCGAGAAGCGAGTGAAGGAATTGGAGCGGGAGTTGCGCCGCAAGGAGAAGGCGCTGGCGGAGACGGCGGCGCTGCTGGTGCTCGAAAAAAAACTTCAGGCGACGGGCTGGGACGAGCGGCACCTGGACGACGAGGACGACGCAGCGGACGAGAAGCACGAGAAATGACGCTCGCGCACGTCGAGGAAGCCCTCCAGCAGGGCGTGCGGCTGGAGGCCGTCTGCGAGCGGCTCGGGGTAGCCCCTCGCACCATTCAACGCTGGAGGAAGCCGGCCACCGCGCAGGACGGGCGGTGCGGACCGTGCACCCGGCCCGCCAACCGCCTCTCCGAAGTCGAGAAGCGCCGCATGCTGGCGGTGGCCAACAGCGAGGAGTTCCGCGACCTCTCACCCAAGCAACTGGTGCCGAGACTCGCGGACCGGGGCGAGTATGTGGCCAGCGAGGCGAGCTTCTACCGGGTGCTGCGCGAAGCGGGCCAGCTGGCCCACCGAGGCCCCGCGAAGCCTCCCACGCCGCGCCCCAGGGCCGAGCACACGGCCAGCGCGCCCTGCCAGGTATGGAGCTGGGACATCACCTACTTGAAGGGACCGGTGAAGGGCACCTTCCTCTACCTGTACCTCGTGGTGGACGTCTTCAGCCGCCGCATCATGGGCTGGCGCGTCCACGAGGAGGAGTCGTCCGCGCATGCCGCGGCCCTTATCCGCCAAAGCTGGCACGAGGCGGGCTGTCCCGAAGGCCTGGTGCTGCACTCGGACAACGGCGGTCCCATGAAGGGCGCCACGATGCTCTCGACGCTGCAATGGCTGGGCGTGGCGCCTTCCTTCAGCCGGCCCCGCGTCTCGGACGACAACGCGTTTTCCGAGGCCCTCTTCCGCACGCTGAAGTACCGCCCCTCCTTCCCCCAGCGCCCCTTCACCTCCAGGCAGGACGCGCACGCGTGGGTGGCGCGCTTCGTC from Corallococcus caeni includes these protein-coding regions:
- a CDS encoding IS3 family transposase (programmed frameshift); the encoded protein is MPYTDGFKLQMVKRMVGPGAVSAAALARQVGVSQPTLSQWLREAHKLAAMTHPPEEKKPAVPAAPKKWTPEEKLRVLVAAQGLTGEALGALLRGEGLHEEKLKEWQQALGGAATEALPAKERRRLAAAEKRVKELERELRRKEKALAETAALLVLEKKSGDGLGRAAPGRRGRRSGREAREMTLAHVEEALQQGVRLEAVCERLGVAPRTIQRWRKPATAQDGRCGPCTRPANRLSEVEKRRMLAVANSEEFRDLSPKQLVPRLADRGEYVASEASFYRVLREAGQLAHRGPAKPPTPRPRAEHTASAPCQVWSWDITYLKGPVKGTFLYLYLVVDVFSRRIMGWRVHEEESSAHAAALIRQSWHEAGCPEGLVLHSDNGGPMKGATMLSTLQWLGVAPSFSRPRVSDDNAFSEALFRTLKYRPSFPQRPFTSRQDAHAWVARFVAWYNTEHRHSAIRFVTPEARHFGLDAALLAQRHQVYQRARARHPERWSRDTRDWTPAGPVRLNPSPQVQELKRIG